The Bacteroides fragilis NCTC 9343 genome includes the window AAATGCTACCGGAACGGGATATATGTGGTTGAACGGACACAATATCGGACGCTATTGGGAAGAGGGGCCGCAACGAGAGTTCTATCTTCCGGAGTGTTGGTTACGTGCCGGAGAAAAGAATGTGATAATACTTGGATTACGTCAGTCCGAAACGAAAGGTGCCTGCCTGTTTGGTGCTGAGGTGGCTCCTTATACAGAGGATGTCGAATGTATGGAATAATAAGAGCTGTCATGAAAAAATATTTGTATGTATTGATTGCATGGATGTTGCCTTTATGTAGCATCCATGCACAAGCTCCGGTCTGGAATCCGGATAATGGAAATGGGACGTTTACTAATCCTATTATGTGGGGTGACTGGCCTGATCCGGATGTGATCCGGGTGGGCGATGACTTCTATTTTGTCTCCACAAGTATGCATTATGTTCCCGGTTGTCCCATTGCCACATCGAAAGATTTGGTGAATTGGAAGATGGCAGGATATGCTGTCGACCGATACGATGAAGATGCACGCTATGATTTGAAGGGGGGCGATCGTTATCTGCGTGGATCATGGGCTGCCACTATCCGTCATCATAACGGTAAATTCTATGTTGGCTTTTGCACTCCTTCTTGGGAAGGAGAGGGCCCCGGGCACTTTTCCATTTGCATTGCCGATGATGTGAAAGGCCCTTGGGAACGGACTATCTTTCCGGAATACCTGTATGATCCGGGATTACTGTTCGATGACGATGGCAAAGTATATGTTTTCCACGGACAAGGGACACTGTATGTTACAGAGCTGGCTTCCGATGCTAAATCTGTGAAGGGAGAGAAAGTGAAGATATGGGATAAGCGATTTAAGAATGCCCATGAATTCGGAGGAGGCTATGGTATGGAAGGTGCCCATGCTTATAAGATCAACGGGAAGTATTATCTCACTTGTCCGGCCGGTGGAACCGAAGGCTGGCAAATATGTCTGCGTTCCGATAACATCTATGGACCCTACGAACATAAACTGATCATGAATGATTCCGGTTCTTATCCCCCCAACGGTTTGCATCAGGGGGGGATGGTGCAGTTGAAGAATGGTGACTGGTGGTTTATTATCATGCAAGACAGAGGCCCTATCGGGCGTGTACCTCATTTGGTACCGGTGAAATGGGTAGATGGATGGCCGATGCTTGGCAGTGGTGGTAAAGACATTATTACCTATCCGAAACCTGAGGTCGGAAAGACCTATCCGTTCGCTTCTCCTGCCACAACGGATGAATTCAATACATCTTCGCTCGGACTTCAATGGCAGTGGAACCATAATCCGGACAATAGCCGTTGGTCCCTGAAGGAACGGAAAGGACATATGCGACTGAAAGCCTCGTATGCCGAATCGTTGAAGACAGCCCGCAATACATTGACCCAGAGGGTACAGGGACCTTCTTCCGAAGCAACAGTCGAACTGGATGTCTCCGGACTGAAAGACGGAAATGTAGCCGGTTTCGGTGTATTTGAATTCCCCTATGCCTATGTGGCTGTAGAGCAGACTAATGGTGAAAAGAAAATTGTAATGTGTAATGATGGTCAAACGATTGAAACAATCGATCGTTTTGAAGGGAACAAAATATGGATACGTGCCCGTGTGATGGATGTAGGTTTCCGTGCCGTTTTCTATTACAGTACCGATGGCAAGTATTTCCTTCCCATCGGTAATGAACTTAGTATGGGGCTTGGGCTGGTCTGGACTGCCAATCGTTTTGCCTTATTCAATTTTAGTAAGGAGAAAGCGGGAGAAGACGGATATACCGATTTTAATTGGTTCCGTTTCACCAATAAATAATAAAAGGCGGGGATAACCTTTTCGCCATAGATTGGGAGTGTGCCGAAACTCATTGCAGAGTAACATAGAGTTCCACAGAACGAATTTAACCTATTGATAGCTAATGATATTTATTAGTATAAATCCGTGTAAGCTGTGATGAGTGCGAGTTTCGACATACTTTCAATCTGTGGCGATTTCAGGTATATGGCACATTTACCAGAACTTATTTTGTTCGGCATTGTATTCGAACCCGATCGATTCCAGTTTTCCGATCAGTATGTCCTTGCTGATATTCATATCTTCACAGAGTTCGTCGAGCGATGCATAGCAATCGCGAAGTTTCATGTTGATGACGCTAAACAGCATCATCGGATCTTCAGGAAGTTCCATAATTATTCTTTTTTTAAAACGGCTGCAAAGATACGGTAACTCTGTGTATCCTGCAAGAGCACTTCTTTCTTAAAATCATCCAAAGGTGACTATCCTTATTTTTCAAAATAGTAACATAATATCGGATTGCCTACCGTGGTCAGTATCGGTTCTTTAGACACTTCACCTGTCTGTATATCCAGTGAGTAGATACCTTTTGCTTTAGCCGATGAGTTACCTATCAACATACTCCCTTTATAAAGGGAAAGCATAACCCCGAAACCGTTGGACAAGTCAAGTCCTTGCACTTTTTTCATGGTTTTATTGTACAGATCTATTTCTACTGCAAGATCGGCGATGGCTGTGTGTCCTTGTTCTCCCGGTTTGTAGTAACCCGGCATATTGATGTAAGCATACGCTTTTCCATTACCTACATACCGGATGGCGGAGATAAATCCGGCAGTCTTTTCTTCTCCGCTGATGGCGGCTCCTGTGATTGTCCATTGATAAGTCGGGTCGAACTCCGTTTCTCCGGCTTTGATACGCAGAACTCCGGCATTATGCCCTTTGACCATACCAAAGCCTCCCATACACGAAATGTAGATGTCTTTCTTCTCGTCCATGAAGATGGAATAGCGGTCGATTGGGCGGGTTGGCATAGAGATGCCGCTGGTCTTGTCTGTTATCATTTTCAGCAACTTATCCGTTTGGGTGTCAATGATGGCAATGTCGCTGTACGGGCGATCCTGTGGGGGAATCCATCCACCCACCATCTGGCTGAGGCCTACGAATAGGAGTCCGTCGCGCAGTAACATGGCGGATGGATCCGGATTGCTGTCGGATACTCCTAATGAAGTCAGGTCTATCTCTCCTTGCTGTGTCATGGTAGTGGGATCGAAGATAGCGATCTTGCCTAATCCTGCCATGGATAGATAAGCTTTGCCGGTAGACGCAAAAACGATATTGGTGGCGGAAGAGTTGGGTGGCAATTTCATTGTTCCCGTTCTTGACAGCTGCCCGTTGTTCCGTGTATATTTCACTAACTCGTTCTTGCTATCGCCCATGTATCCCGGAAAAACGAAAATATCGTTCCCTTCGATAATCGGGTATGATCCTCCGTACGGAATGGGAATTCCGTTGTTGTTATTTGTATTTTGTGGAAACTCGTCACGGATCAGTTGCAGGTAAGCTGCTCCTGTCATTCCGTCGGGATTGGGCAGGATGGTTGCCAGAGCGATGTTGGCATCGGTGGTCGGGACTTTAGGGTTCGGATCTTTTTCGCATGCAGAAAATACGAGTGCAGTGCCGGCAAGTGCCAGCATCAAATTTCTAATCTTCATAGTTTTTGGGTTTTTAAAATAAATAATCTTGTTTCATTTCAATACATATCTTAACCTTACTCCCCAGTTACGTCCGGGTAGGGGACGATTGAACTCAGACATCATTCGGGCATCAGTCAGATTATTCATTCGTGCCGAAATGATGAACCGTCCGTTCATAAAGCTGTGTTCTATTCCGATATTGGCCGAGAAGGTGCGTGGAATTCTCCGTTCCTGAAACCGGCTTTGTTCAAAATCGTAGAAATATTCTTCAACAAAAGAACCGTCTGTAAAGATACGGGTGTTCTGTCCCTTGCCTCCGAACAGATTCTCTTTATGATATTCTAGTCCGGCATTTGCCAGAAGGTAGGGAATGTTAGGCATCCGACTACCTTTGGTCGGGTTGGTTATATGGGTATTCGGTTCAAATTTCCGCACATCCCGTAAGTCCTGGTAGGTCATGTTGCAGTAGCCGTAAAGCCAATGAGTCAAGTCCGCCTTGACCTCTACTTCAACTCCAAGGGTACGCATTTTTCCGAAGTTTTGATATTGAGACTGGAGATATCCTCCTGTAAACCGGATCATATTCTCAAGATATCCATAGAAGGTATTTACTTCTACCTGTAAGTTGCTGGCATCCTTTCCGGTGCGGTCTAAAAGAAAACCCAGGTTTACGCTTGTATTGCGTTCAGGAAGCAGGTTTCCGGAAGGGGCGACTGTATATCCGTCACCCAAAAGTTCGCTTTCGGCCGGCAGGCGTACGTCATATCCTACCGAGAGTTTACCCATGAAATCCGGAGTAAATCTATAGCGTAGAGCGTTGCTGATGCCAAAATCCCGTTTCAACATATCCACTTTCTCGGCTTCCGAAGACATGATACTGCTCATGTGAGTATTCATACCATACATATAATATTTCACGTTGAGCGAATTCAGGAAGATATCATTGTCGGTGCGGAAATCGTATCCCAGTCCGGCAATCCAGCTTGCCATCGTACTTCTGAAATTGGTTTTATAACCAACAACTTTATTTTTCAGGTCATCTTTCGGGTGTCCGGATGCGAAACTGAAC containing:
- a CDS encoding DUF4250 domain-containing protein — translated: MELPEDPMMLFSVINMKLRDCYASLDELCEDMNISKDILIGKLESIGFEYNAEQNKFW
- a CDS encoding NHL repeat-containing protein — its product is MKIRNLMLALAGTALVFSACEKDPNPKVPTTDANIALATILPNPDGMTGAAYLQLIRDEFPQNTNNNNGIPIPYGGSYPIIEGNDIFVFPGYMGDSKNELVKYTRNNGQLSRTGTMKLPPNSSATNIVFASTGKAYLSMAGLGKIAIFDPTTMTQQGEIDLTSLGVSDSNPDPSAMLLRDGLLFVGLSQMVGGWIPPQDRPYSDIAIIDTQTDKLLKMITDKTSGISMPTRPIDRYSIFMDEKKDIYISCMGGFGMVKGHNAGVLRIKAGETEFDPTYQWTITGAAISGEEKTAGFISAIRYVGNGKAYAYINMPGYYKPGEQGHTAIADLAVEIDLYNKTMKKVQGLDLSNGFGVMLSLYKGSMLIGNSSAKAKGIYSLDIQTGEVSKEPILTTVGNPILCYYFEK
- a CDS encoding glycoside hydrolase family 43 protein; this translates as MKKYLYVLIAWMLPLCSIHAQAPVWNPDNGNGTFTNPIMWGDWPDPDVIRVGDDFYFVSTSMHYVPGCPIATSKDLVNWKMAGYAVDRYDEDARYDLKGGDRYLRGSWAATIRHHNGKFYVGFCTPSWEGEGPGHFSICIADDVKGPWERTIFPEYLYDPGLLFDDDGKVYVFHGQGTLYVTELASDAKSVKGEKVKIWDKRFKNAHEFGGGYGMEGAHAYKINGKYYLTCPAGGTEGWQICLRSDNIYGPYEHKLIMNDSGSYPPNGLHQGGMVQLKNGDWWFIIMQDRGPIGRVPHLVPVKWVDGWPMLGSGGKDIITYPKPEVGKTYPFASPATTDEFNTSSLGLQWQWNHNPDNSRWSLKERKGHMRLKASYAESLKTARNTLTQRVQGPSSEATVELDVSGLKDGNVAGFGVFEFPYAYVAVEQTNGEKKIVMCNDGQTIETIDRFEGNKIWIRARVMDVGFRAVFYYSTDGKYFLPIGNELSMGLGLVWTANRFALFNFSKEKAGEDGYTDFNWFRFTNK